The following proteins come from a genomic window of Heyndrickxia acidicola:
- a CDS encoding NAD(P)/FAD-dependent oxidoreductase, whose product MSKHIVILGAGYGGVLAALSVRKYLNKDEAKVTVVNQYPTHQIITELHRLAAGSISETAISLPLTKLFKGKDIDLKIAKVENFSVDKKNVKLSDGSNLTYDALVVGLGSVTAYFGIPGLEENSMVLKSAADAVKIQKHIENRIREYAQTKNEADATILIGGGGLTGVELVGEIADKLPGLTRKYGVDASEIKLMLVEAGPKILPVLPDDLIERATKSLENRGVKFLTGLPVTNVEGNTVDLKDGQKIITNTFVWTGGVQGNPLVAESGLEVNRGRATVNEFLQSTSHNDVFVAGDSAVYFGSDGRPFPPTAQIAWQMGELIGYNLYAFLESKTHETFSPINSGTLASLGRKDGVATIGGNSIPLKGMPATLMKEASNIRYLTHIKGLFSLAY is encoded by the coding sequence ATGTCAAAACATATTGTTATTTTAGGCGCAGGGTATGGCGGCGTTTTAGCTGCTTTATCTGTCCGAAAATACTTAAACAAAGATGAAGCAAAGGTAACAGTGGTAAACCAATACCCAACTCATCAAATTATTACTGAATTGCACCGTTTGGCTGCTGGTAGCATTTCAGAAACAGCTATATCACTGCCTTTAACTAAGCTGTTTAAAGGAAAAGATATTGATCTTAAAATTGCTAAAGTGGAAAATTTTTCTGTAGACAAGAAAAATGTAAAGCTTTCTGACGGATCGAACTTAACGTATGATGCACTAGTTGTAGGTCTTGGAAGCGTAACTGCCTACTTTGGTATTCCTGGTCTTGAAGAAAACAGCATGGTGCTTAAATCTGCTGCTGATGCTGTTAAAATTCAAAAACATATTGAAAACCGTATTCGCGAATATGCTCAAACGAAAAATGAAGCTGATGCAACTATTCTTATCGGCGGCGGCGGTTTAACAGGTGTCGAACTTGTTGGTGAAATTGCAGACAAGCTTCCGGGTTTAACAAGGAAGTACGGTGTAGATGCTTCTGAAATTAAATTAATGCTTGTAGAAGCTGGCCCAAAAATCCTGCCAGTTCTTCCTGACGATCTTATTGAACGCGCTACGAAGAGTTTGGAAAATCGCGGTGTTAAATTCCTTACAGGCCTTCCTGTTACAAATGTTGAGGGGAATACTGTCGACTTAAAAGATGGACAAAAAATCATTACCAATACATTCGTGTGGACTGGCGGAGTTCAAGGTAATCCGTTAGTGGCTGAGTCTGGCCTGGAAGTAAACCGTGGACGCGCGACAGTAAATGAATTCCTTCAGTCTACATCTCATAACGATGTTTTTGTTGCAGGAGACAGCGCAGTTTACTTTGGAAGTGATGGACGTCCATTCCCTCCAACAGCTCAAATTGCATGGCAAATGGGAGAATTAATCGGTTATAACTTATATGCTTTCTTAGAAAGCAAAACACATGAAACATTCAGCCCAATTAATTCAGGTACATTGGCAAGCTTAGGACGTAAAGATGGGGTTGCTACAATCGGAGGCAATTCAATTCCTCTTAAAGGTATGCCTGCAACGTTGATGAAAGAAGCAAGTAATATTCGTTACTTAACGCATATTAAAGGATTGTTCAGCCTGGCTTATTAA
- a CDS encoding DUF1641 domain-containing protein, which produces MSETTQQNAEQVRLSPSKEQLDVLDQLLKPEVQESLNALVDQLPKLTEIVGLLTKSYDFAQAVATDDILKSDTVGAVKEIAEPVVETVKGLAATAIEAKDRADESNEVIGLFGLLRMIKDPQVQKLFRFANAFLQINAERQNLK; this is translated from the coding sequence ATGTCAGAAACAACTCAACAAAATGCTGAACAGGTAAGATTATCTCCAAGCAAAGAACAGCTTGATGTGCTTGACCAGCTATTAAAACCAGAGGTGCAGGAATCATTAAATGCATTAGTCGATCAGCTTCCAAAATTAACAGAAATCGTCGGATTGCTTACAAAATCATATGATTTTGCTCAAGCTGTAGCAACAGATGATATCCTAAAAAGTGATACAGTAGGTGCAGTAAAAGAAATTGCAGAACCTGTAGTGGAAACTGTTAAAGGACTTGCTGCGACTGCGATTGAAGCTAAGGACCGTGCTGACGAAAGTAATGAAGTGATAGGTCTATTCGGACTTTTAAGAATGATAAAAGACCCGCAAGTTCAAAAGCTTTTCCGTTTTGCTAATGCCTTCTTGCAAATCAATGCGGAACGCCAAAACTTAAAATAG
- a CDS encoding YjcZ family sporulation protein — protein MFGAGCGYGCGYGYAPAAGAGAGNGFVLIVILFILLIIIGAAWC, from the coding sequence ATGTTTGGAGCAGGTTGTGGATACGGATGCGGCTATGGCTATGCACCTGCAGCTGGAGCTGGAGCAGGGAACGGATTTGTACTGATTGTCATTCTGTTTATCCTTCTCATCATCATTGGAGCTGCTTGGTGCTAA
- a CDS encoding LysM peptidoglycan-binding domain-containing protein: MIIHVVKKGETLIAIAQQYSISTGSLVRANGLENPNRLVIGQALIIPYPFIRYTVRPGDTIANIISMFGVRLDETLQLNHLTDPSSIYPGQRIMIPIITHTVKPGDTLALIAQKYGVSVQEIMQENSIANAGNIRVGQSLRIPAPFKKTIEVNAFTTVFGQAGAREVKDVAHDLTYVAPFGYRIRKNGSLDPLDDVPTIRAAMNGRVLPIMAITNFSATETGTSLAHTILSNDGLVDQLLTNILLTMKNKGYKGLNIDFENVSPADRENYNRFLEKAVTRLHPEGYNVSSSLAPKTSSEQKGLLYEAHDYQAHGRILDFVIPMTYEWGYRLGPPQAISPLNLMKQVIEYAVTVVPSNKILLGFQVYARDWLLPHKEGQEAETFDMQEALRRAIRYNATIQYNQTSQSPFFRYTDNQGRQHEVWFEDARSAQAKLNLVKEFNLKGVSYWVLGYPFPQNWTLLENNFVIKKF; this comes from the coding sequence TTGATTATTCATGTTGTAAAAAAGGGTGAGACTTTAATTGCAATTGCCCAGCAATATAGCATAAGTACCGGTTCACTCGTAAGAGCAAACGGTCTAGAAAATCCAAATCGCTTGGTAATTGGGCAAGCACTGATCATTCCATATCCCTTCATTCGCTATACTGTCAGGCCTGGTGATACGATTGCCAACATTATAAGCATGTTTGGCGTCCGCTTGGATGAAACTTTGCAATTAAATCATTTAACGGATCCATCCTCTATCTATCCCGGACAAAGGATTATGATTCCTATTATTACCCATACTGTAAAGCCTGGAGATACACTTGCGTTAATTGCTCAAAAATACGGTGTAAGTGTTCAGGAAATTATGCAGGAAAATTCAATAGCAAATGCTGGTAATATACGTGTTGGCCAATCCTTAAGGATTCCTGCACCTTTTAAAAAGACCATTGAAGTAAATGCTTTTACAACTGTTTTTGGTCAGGCTGGAGCGAGAGAAGTAAAGGATGTCGCTCATGATCTTACATATGTTGCTCCATTTGGATATCGGATAAGAAAAAACGGCTCGCTTGACCCTTTAGATGATGTTCCGACAATACGAGCTGCAATGAATGGTAGGGTCCTGCCCATAATGGCCATCACAAATTTTTCCGCTACGGAAACCGGCACGTCTCTTGCCCATACGATTCTTTCAAATGATGGACTTGTGGACCAATTGCTTACCAATATACTTTTAACCATGAAAAACAAAGGATACAAAGGGTTGAACATTGATTTTGAAAATGTCTCACCAGCTGATCGAGAAAATTACAATCGTTTTTTAGAAAAAGCTGTAACGCGTTTACACCCTGAGGGATACAATGTTTCCTCCTCTCTTGCACCCAAAACGAGTTCAGAACAAAAAGGGCTTTTATATGAAGCACATGATTACCAGGCTCACGGGAGGATTCTTGATTTCGTCATTCCTATGACCTATGAATGGGGCTACCGTCTCGGTCCCCCTCAAGCAATATCACCGCTTAACTTAATGAAACAAGTAATCGAGTATGCTGTGACGGTAGTGCCAAGCAATAAAATTCTTCTCGGGTTCCAGGTTTATGCAAGAGACTGGCTGCTCCCTCATAAAGAAGGACAGGAGGCAGAAACCTTCGATATGCAGGAAGCATTACGAAGAGCTATCCGTTATAACGCGACAATTCAATATAATCAAACCTCCCAATCACCTTTTTTTAGGTATACTGACAACCAGGGAAGGCAGCATGAGGTTTGGTTTGAAGATGCCCGAAGCGCCCAGGCTAAGCTCAATTTAGTGAAAGAATTTAATCTAAAAGGAGTCAGCTATTGGGTATTAGGGTATCCTTTCCCTCAAAA
- a CDS encoding FMN-binding glutamate synthase family protein: protein MNTIANDLIILFALIFFILFIGLGALLFYLFIKDDRQKQHAVLRNFPILGKFRYIAEKIGPELRQYLYNNDNEGKPFSRKEYDDIVKAGKYNERLIGFGSERDFEKAGFYIKNTLFPKQREEMKIDNSKKIPSHVYKLDGDKLFKRKEHVEEKLVDPYYLRDEEAIILGEFTCKKPFKVKGLVGQSAMSFGALGDKAITALSKGLGLAGGTWMNTGEGGFSDYHLAGKPDIIMQIGPGMFGVRNSNGDFSFEEFKKKSEIEEIKAFELKLAQGAKTRGGHVEASKVTEEIARIRLVEPGKTINSPNRFHEFDDAPSMLHFIDNLREVGGKPVGIKLVVGDLEALENLIATMKKSGKGPDFITVDGGEGGTGATFQELADSVGFPIRTALPIVDELLKKYGVRDRVKLIASGKLITPDKVAVALAMGADLVNIARGFMISVGCIMAQVCHNNTCPVGVATTNHDLQKGLDIEEKHYRVCNYVISLREGLFNIAAAAGIDTPVKFERKHIVYKDEFGRVFPVDNILHTLKKSQEQIT from the coding sequence ATGAATACTATTGCGAATGATTTAATTATTCTTTTTGCTCTGATTTTTTTCATTCTATTCATCGGATTAGGTGCATTACTTTTCTATCTTTTTATAAAAGATGATCGACAAAAGCAGCATGCTGTTTTAAGGAATTTTCCTATACTGGGTAAGTTCAGATATATAGCGGAAAAGATCGGTCCTGAATTAAGGCAATATTTATATAACAATGACAATGAAGGAAAACCTTTTTCCCGAAAAGAATACGATGATATTGTTAAGGCCGGAAAGTATAACGAGAGACTTATTGGTTTTGGTTCTGAAAGGGATTTTGAGAAGGCGGGGTTCTATATTAAAAATACTTTATTTCCCAAACAGCGTGAGGAAATGAAGATTGACAACTCGAAAAAGATACCATCGCATGTTTATAAGCTTGATGGGGACAAACTTTTTAAAAGAAAAGAGCATGTCGAAGAAAAGCTGGTGGATCCCTACTACCTGAGAGATGAAGAGGCCATTATATTAGGCGAGTTTACATGCAAAAAGCCCTTTAAGGTTAAGGGGCTTGTGGGACAATCTGCTATGAGCTTTGGAGCGCTCGGAGACAAAGCTATTACGGCACTTTCAAAGGGGCTTGGGCTTGCAGGAGGGACGTGGATGAATACTGGGGAGGGTGGATTTTCGGACTACCATTTAGCGGGAAAACCGGACATTATAATGCAAATTGGACCGGGCATGTTTGGAGTAAGAAATTCAAATGGAGATTTCTCATTTGAAGAATTTAAAAAGAAAAGTGAGATAGAGGAAATAAAAGCTTTCGAATTAAAACTGGCCCAAGGGGCAAAAACACGCGGGGGGCATGTTGAGGCCTCAAAGGTAACGGAAGAAATTGCGCGAATCCGCCTGGTGGAACCAGGAAAGACAATAAACAGCCCTAACCGCTTTCATGAATTTGACGATGCTCCTTCCATGCTTCATTTTATTGACAACCTAAGAGAAGTTGGCGGAAAGCCTGTCGGAATCAAACTGGTGGTTGGAGATTTGGAGGCATTGGAAAACTTGATTGCCACTATGAAAAAAAGCGGGAAAGGTCCTGATTTCATTACCGTAGATGGAGGAGAAGGAGGAACAGGTGCTACCTTTCAGGAGCTTGCTGATTCTGTAGGTTTTCCTATTCGCACTGCACTCCCAATTGTTGATGAATTGCTTAAAAAATACGGAGTACGTGACAGGGTAAAACTAATTGCTTCTGGAAAACTGATTACCCCGGATAAGGTAGCAGTCGCACTTGCTATGGGAGCAGATCTTGTCAATATTGCCAGAGGATTTATGATTAGTGTGGGGTGTATTATGGCGCAGGTTTGCCATAACAATACCTGCCCTGTTGGAGTGGCTACGACTAATCATGACCTTCAAAAGGGTTTGGATATTGAAGAAAAGCATTATCGGGTGTGCAATTATGTCATTTCTCTGCGTGAAGGGCTGTTCAACATTGCTGCAGCAGCCGGCATAGATACTCCCGTTAAATTTGAGCGGAAACATATTGTGTATAAAGATGAATTTGGAAGGGTTTTTCCGGTAGATAATATTTTGCATACTCTGAAGAAAAGTCAGGAACAAATCACATGA
- a CDS encoding YjcZ family sporulation protein, translating into MSDGVAGGYGSGFALIVVLFILLIIVGAAYVY; encoded by the coding sequence ATGAGCGATGGCGTAGCAGGAGGATACGGCTCAGGTTTTGCCCTGATTGTCGTGTTATTCATTCTTTTAATCATTGTTGGAGCAGCATACGTTTACTAA